taatgaaaatttcATTTGGTTACAGGTGTGGCCACTGCAAGAGTCTTGCTCCTGaggtatatatttattatattccgtgagaaaaaaaatattttattattatggcTTAGATTCGAGCAACGTTGGTGTTATTTTGGTTACAGTATGAGAAGGCTGCAGCAGAGCTGAGCAGCCAAAGCCCTCCCATCTTCCTCGCCAAGATTGATGCTAGCGAGGAGTCTAACAAAGGGATTGCGAACGAGTACAAGATCCAGGGCTTCCCAACAATCAAGATTCTGAGGAAGGGAGGGAAGTCGGTTCAAGATTACAACGGACCTCGTGAAGCTGCGGGTATTGTAACTTATGTGAAGAAGCAGAGTGGGCCTGCTTCTGCTGAGATTAAGTCGGCTGATGGTGCTGCTGAGGTTATTGGTGAGAAGAGTGTTGTTGCTGTAAGTGAAGTGTCTCTCATGTTATTACTTTTTCCCATTTGAGTTTATTGAATTATTGTAATCGATCATTTTGTCTATTTGATTTTGTCTTAGGTTGGTGTGTTCCCTAAGTTATCCGGTGAGGAGTTTGATTCTTTCATGGCCGTTGCTGAGAAGTTGCGCGCTGACTATGATTTCGCACATACTTTGGATGCCAAGCTTCTTCCTCGTGGAGATTCATCTGTGGCGGGACCTGTTGTGAGGCTATTCAAGCCTTTCGATGAACTGTTTGTCGATTCCAAGGTATAGAAGAAactttaattttgtttcttaCATCATTGAGTAGCCTTGTAATACGCATTAATGTTGCAGATTgcttaatttgattttatgaataaTGAATTTCAGGATTTCAATGGGGAAGCTCTGGAGAAGTTTGTCAAAGAATCAAGCATTCCTCTTGTTACCGTCTTCGACAAAGATCCAAGCAACCACCCATATGTTTCTAAGTTCTTTGACAGCCCTGCCACTaaggtaaaatttattttataacttatttaGTAGTAGTCAATTCTTTGACAGCCCTACGATGATCGTAGATGGACAATTTGTTCATGGTTGCCTATGGAATATAGCATATTAATCGAATTAGAGGGAATAGATCAATCATAACTCTCTCTATATTGTGTCAATGTTTTTTATAGTGAGTTTATTGAAGCATTTGTTTGTTCTGCTTTTCAACATGTTTTTAAATGATCTTCTGGTTTTGATGGGTAGTAATGTTTTGAAATTCAAGGTAATGATGTTCGTTAACTTCACTGGAGAAACAGCTGAATCTCTAAAATCAAAGTTCCGTGAAGTTGCTACATCCTCCAAAGGACAAGATCTTGCCTTCCTTGTTGGTGATGCCGAGAGCAGCCAAGGCGCTTTGCAGGTTTACACATTTTTCACTTCGTCTCTTCTAAACATTTCCTTCTGCTGTAGTTTACTCACATCACTAAGCAGGATTTTTCCTTTTCATGTATTGG
This Brassica napus cultivar Da-Ae chromosome C6, Da-Ae, whole genome shotgun sequence DNA region includes the following protein-coding sequences:
- the LOC106354602 gene encoding protein disulfide isomerase-like 1-2; amino-acid sequence: MASNGFAMLPILVLALFASSIRSEETETKEFVLTLDHSNFTDTINKHDFIVVEFYAPWCGHCKSLAPEYEKAAAELSSQSPPIFLAKIDASEESNKGIANEYKIQGFPTIKILRKGGKSVQDYNGPREAAGIVTYVKKQSGPASAEIKSADGAAEVIGEKSVVAVGVFPKLSGEEFDSFMAVAEKLRADYDFAHTLDAKLLPRGDSSVAGPVVRLFKPFDELFVDSKDFNGEALEKFVKESSIPLVTVFDKDPSNHPYVSKFFDSPATKVMMFVNFTGETAESLKSKFREVATSSKGQDLAFLVGDAESSQGALQYFGLEESQVPLIIIQTSDSKKYLKANVVVDQIESWMKDFKDGKVAAHKKSQPIPAENNEPVKVVVAESLDDMVFNSGKNVLIEFYAPWCGHCQKLAPILDEVALAFQNDPSVIVAKLDATANDIPSDTFDVKGFPTIYFRSADGKVVVYEGSRTKEDFISFIEKNKPASHGEESSTSTTIRSGEHKTEESAAKDEL